One Drosophila santomea strain STO CAGO 1482 chromosome X, Prin_Dsan_1.1, whole genome shotgun sequence DNA segment encodes these proteins:
- the LOC120455906 gene encoding neurogenic protein mastermind isoform X1 produces MSTLGGSRGERNAKPKFTALDINRMYKNSRGESSEPSAQKNQVPRKHGMQILGKVPSARRPPANLPSLKAETHTSSNNNLLVSVEGATSGGAGGAAGSGAAGTNTSHNNTTAHSGSSGAGGGAGSGGGGAASSSAGGHLSQQLTHSQHQHNNNVGLGPNAGKFVNSNNGSSNNNASSSGSGNKNFKLINNSVGSSGGGGQGGSSGGGSSGVGGGPGSGSGGHSVNSPKTWSAITTGHERGSGGQNYGRQQQQVVPHYQSPQFQYEFPTLDGTVGSGGGGGSGAGVGSGSGAGKSHYQNQAHHAGHQNHHQHQQHHQQHQQHHHQQQQHHRDYHHGHGRQYGHHSHRDYRDGSDDVGGGSADLGELSLRPQNDTAAWLQQQEKAAKVAAAAAADQGLNLQGPGHHQMGGNGGAGGGSGGAVPLPILSLMPSFMRSGAPLPASGATAASILAGGSLDTSALPNAPYQNGILGARSASPAVVGSGGFRAATAIPKRPPTSSSPPQSGLGIGGSPTPPQSQQQANGGGGGVGRKDKDYVVEPEVAQMQRPIIREEDLERLNAIAKDDSWTKQDDIDYTKKLTFSDDESTPEEHQGQGKQHSSAQMQAQGTSSSNDQRKLSASTTSWQRGKESTDRDQPSEGIQDHQLQQQQQQEVRQQNGHRGSSGNVGAPVAGGIALDASVYERVKQRKEEEERREMERKQAAAKKLQELEMKMNSKKAAAAALAGAEGGVSSGSASLSNEVPPSSAPLGNVSEDEGGGQGGGGGLHRRPRGSISSLGSGVTPTGGAGGGGGVSSSSSAGGDYGQKTFLTHFQSNLPPRFQRQQQQQQQQLPRLEKSASASSAFDSNSRYLQKGGVSGGGGGAGGGAQANAGQGRSISGGYAQRGASVGGSGGGYGRNRHDSNSAREDQEMEQQQQRFTRGQDYRQAQALPRSISENSHRKTSVSSAGDDVLVGSCTSWAEQTDAEQKVHHRHREESFSSTHSHDSAVQIKILQRPARQPSLSEESSNQQKQLPASPQQQKTLAADPMPTQILRRSVEIEKPGDERADDKSALESEDKAKSAAGKADEDKSGNKRPSPRSGAACGGRGGRGYTGGTGGSSVGSGSSYRGQRSASDWGSSRGSGGGGGGGRRYYGSGGEQSEHSEDVDEECYSSGGGGAARRSPKESGNGAPNSGASANKAGFSPRGEPSRRGRGGLSSGGGASASGYRRQPVGTGSAGGSGSGGAGRSYGRLGYEEYGKQQRTSESEADLDKTKQNQLALSAGLHKPSKDDKDSSPLGGEEKDKTAALAPAHNTALLAKDELQKEAAGRLPLPPGLAAPGTAVGSVTATSSSVAVPGAADKKKIESCAVVGGEKVAGSKLPAIGEKTSLGAVGSGPSTNLLLDAGAPVNTIIFENSTYKQQAAAAAVVTKPGTLSVSSSGATMTVDSLSSALSQMSFGGKATAAGSGDDSQDMKLGFSFGDDPTTPLKVVDTIDKTPSQQQQQQQQQHSQQQQQQQQQQQQNNSTADLNMKIASVKKVWESATPMSDGPSPAQVQQQQQQQPQQQQQSQVQVVAQQQQQQQVVGPQQTGDDGSGHMSAASFVAAVAASQHQQQHQQMPHYAVSAVHMQSHHHQQQQQQQAAVAAAQAQHHQQQQAQAHHQHHALSSPGPVPGSHGHGYGHGSPFDAGSLEQQFQQEDYPSPQQQQQAHQKTKQLQQQQHLGMSPPPSQQQQQQHSQQQQQAQHQQQQQQAHQQQQPSFYQASPQFGVGGIPTIPSPPAVVFNSSQMPPPPPSQGGNLYAPFHSLDHSSRSPAYSAAAAAHSFPNHYAAAAAAAAAAAAGGGPFNVNVNAYAMQTPHGGSLPPTAPTPDMYSNLSSQFRLGGGPGPGPGPFGQPSSQQLSNPSNHAAVAIISSSSNSMMSSGAAKPPPSQQTIGAIGSKSAGSGGGPGPGPGPYATTQPYMNLYAGPPPQHPGQGGPPPGAHQLQSNSFYSNSAPGGPSGPQFYGGPPPQGNGGAQSYGLATAAGMYGGHQGGPPGSNGPPGPPQSQHTMGTFNTQFLNSQLLTAASINQYRGGPTPGAAYLKGSQGQAHMQDSMGRQLKSPLSADMSLGLAKQVQSQPSPPHHKNYGAWDLQNQVLQQQQQQSQQQQQQQQRQGGGGNGPNMNALGGRGSGAVGSGSGNGGGGGGGSQVGGNGGGNGVGSVGQSGGGGQGRYPTPIQRPNNYPQHPQQQQQQQQQREQAAAVAAAAQRAQNMRQVTGAGGGVAGSAGGGGSQTPVGPPGGNNGGNGGPGGAGGGGGAGGAAGSGPGKPYYANNASGAGGAGNRGEWHAN; encoded by the exons TCGAGCGGCGGCGGATCATCAGGAGTAGGAGGAGGACCAGGGTCAGGATCGGGCGGACACTCAGTCAACTCGCCGAAGACATGGTCTGCCATCACCACAGGACACGAGCGGGGCTCGGGCGGTCAGAACTATGGgcgccagcaacagcaggtgGTGCCCCATTACCAGAGTCCGCAGTTCCAGTACGAATTTCCCACGCTGGACGGCACAGttggcagcggcggcggcggaggatcGGGAGCGGGTGTGGGTTCCGGATCTGGAGCTGGCAAGAGCCATTACCAGAATCAGGCGCACCATGCCGGTCACCAAAACCAtcaccagcatcagcagcaccaccagcagcatcaacagcaccaccaccagcagcaacagcaccatcGGGACTACCACCATGGCCACGGGCGCCAGTATGGACACCACTCGCATCGCGACTACAGAGATGGCAGCGACGACGTCGGCGGCGGGTCCGCGGATCTGGGCGAGCTCAGCCTTCGTCCACAGAACGATACGGCCGCatggctgcagcagcaggagaaggcGGCCAAGGTGGCAGCCGCTGCGGCAGCGGACCAGGGCCTCAACCTACAGGGCCCGGGCCACCATCAGATGGGCGGTAATGGCGGAGCAGGAGGCGGTTCGGGCGGAGCTGTGCCCCTGCCCATACTATCGCTGATGCCCTCGTTCATGCGCAGCGGAGCTCCGTTGCCCGCCAGTGGAGCGACGGCGGCCAGTATTTTGGCCGGCGGATCCTTGGACACTTCTGCTCTGCCCAACGCTCCCTACCAGAACGGAATCCTGGGTGCTCGTTCTGCCTCGCCAGCGGTGGTGGGCAGTGGAGGCTTCAGGGCGGCCACTGCCATTCCCAAGCGACCACCGACCTCCTCGTCGCCCCCACAATCTGGACTGGGCATTGGAGGATCACCCACTCCCCCACAATCCCAGCAGCAGGCCAAcggaggcggtggcggagTCGGGCGCAAGGATAAGGACTACGTGGTGGAGCCGGAGGTGGCCCAAATGCAGCGTCCAATCATACGTGAAGAGGACTTGGAGCGCCTCAACGCCATCGCCAAGGACGATAGCTGGACCAAGCAGGACGACATTGACTACACAAAGAAACTAACATTCTCGGACGATGAGTCCACTCCGGAAGAGCACCAAGGACAGGGCAAGCAGCACAGCTCCGCCCAAATGCAGGCGCAAGGAACCTCCTCCTCAAACGATCAACGAAAGCTGTCCGCTTCCACAACCAGTTGGCAGCGCGGCAAGGAGAGCACCGATCGCGACCAGCCATCGGAAGGCATTCAGGATCACCAGctccagcaacagcagcagcaagaggTCCGCCAACAGAATGGCCACCGAGGTAGCTCTGGCAACGTGGGAGCACCAGTGGCCGGCGGAATTGCCTTGGATGCCAGCGTGTACGAGCGAGTTAAGCAGCGCAAGGAGGAGGAAGAGCGTCGCGAAATGGAACGCAAGCAGGCGGCTGCCAAGAAGCTGCAAGAACTGGAAATGAAGATGAATAGCAAAAAGGCAGCGGCGGCTGCTCTGGCCGGAGCCGAGGGCGGAGTATCATCTGGCTCAGCCTCGTTGAGCAATGAGGTGCCACCTTCGTCCGCCCCGCTAGGCAATGTCAGCGAAGATGAGGGTGGAGGCCaaggcggcggcggaggtTTGCATCGCCGACCCCGTGGAAGTATCTCCAGTTTGGGAAGCGGCGTAACTCCCACGGGAGGAGCtggtggcggcggaggagTTTCGTCATCCTCGTCAGCAGGCGGCGACTACGGTCAAAAGACCTTCCTTACCCATTTCCAATCAAATTTACCACCACGTTTccagcgccagcagcagcaacaacagcagcagctgccgcgCCTCGAGAAGAGCGCATCTGCAAGCAGTGCATTCGATAGCAATTCCCGCTACCTGCAGAAGGGTGGAGTAagcggaggaggcggtggcgcTGGTGGAGGAGCACAAGCCAATGCTGGGCAGGGTCGCAGCATCTCCGGTGGCTATGCGCAGCGTGGCGCGAGTGTCGGCGGAAGCGGCGGCGGATACGGGCGAAATCGTCACGACAGCAACAGTGCTCGAGAGGATCAGGAGAtggaacagcagcagcagcggttCACCCGCGGTCAGGACTATCGGCAGGCACAAGCTCTGCCGCGCAGCATATCTGAGAACTCGCATCGTAAGACCAGCGTCTCATCGGCTGGCGACGATGTGCTGGTTGGCTCGTGCACCTCGTGGGCGGAGCAAACGGATGCCGAGCAGAAGGTGCACCATCGTCATCGCGAGGAGAGCTTCTCCTCGACCCACAGTCACGACTCGGCAGTGCAAATAAAGATCCTGCAACGCCCGGCCCGACAGCCGAGCCTCAGTGAGGAGTCCTCGAACCAGCAGAAGCAGCTGCCCGCCtcgccgcagcagcaaaagaCGCTGGCAGCAGATCCCATGCCCACTCAGATTCTGCGACGCAGCGTTGAGATCGAGAAGCCCGGAGACGAGCGCGCTGACGACAAGTCTGCATTGGAATCTGAAGACAAGGCGAAGTCGGCGGCTGGCAAGGCGGATGAGGACAAGAGCGGTAATAAGCGGCCAAGTCCCAGGAGCGGAGCTGCTTGCGGTGGTCGAGGTGGCCGTGGCTATACTGGCGGCACTGGCGGATCATCCGTAGGATCAGGCAGTAGCTACCGCGGCCAGAGAAGCGCCAGCGACTGGGGAAGCAGTCGTGGAagtggcggcggcggtggcggtggcagaCGCTATTACGGCAGCGGCGGTGAGCAATCGGAGCACTCTGAGGATGTGGACGAGGAGTGCTATAGCagtggaggaggtggagcagcTCGTCGCAGCCCAAAGGAGTCGGGCAACGGTGCGCCCAATTCCGGTGCGTCGGCCAACAAGGCGGGTTTCTCGCCACGCGGCGAACCCTCTAGACGTGGTCGTGGTGGCCTCTCCAGCGGAGGAGGCGCCTCTGCTTCTGGTTACCGTAGACAGCCCGTGGGCACCGGCTCCGCTGGAGGATCGGGCTCTGGCGGAGCGGGCCGCAGCTATGGCAGACTTGGCTATGAGGAATATGGCAAGCAACAGCGAACCTCCGAGTCGGAGGCGGACCTAGACAAGACCAAGCAGAACCAGCTGGCACTCAGCGCCGGCCTGCACAAACCAAGCAAGGATGACAAGGATTCATCTCCGCTTGGGGGCGAGGAGAAGGACAAGACTGCCGCCCTGGCGCCTGCCCACAACACTGCCCTGCTAGCTAAGGATGAGTTACAGAAGGAAGCAGCGGGTCGCCTACCTCTGCCTCCCGGCCTCGCAGCCCCTGGCACTGCAGTGGGATCCGTTACTGCCACATCCTCATCGGTCGCAGTTCCCGGCGCGGCGGACAAGAAGAAGATTGAATCCTGCGCCGTTGTCGGCGGTGAGAAGGTGGCGGGTAGCAAGTTGCCCGCCATTGGGGAGAAGACTTCGCTCGGCGCCGTTGGCTCGGGTCCATCAACCAATCTCCTACTGGACGCCGGTGCACCCGTCAACACGATCATCTTTGAAAACTCGACATATAAACAGCAggcagctgccgctgccgtGGTAACTAAGCCCGGAACGCTCTCGGTGTCCAGCAGTGGCGCCACCATGACCGTTGACAGCCTGTCCAGTGCACTTTCTCAGATGAGTTTCGGTGGCAAGGCGACGGCGGCGGGCTCTGGCGATGATTCGCAGGATATGAAACTCGGATTTAGCTTCGGCGACGATCCAACCACACCCCTAAAGGTTGTGGATACCATCGATAAAACGcccagccagcagcaacagcagcagcagcaacaacactctcaacagcaacaacaacagcagcagcagcagcagcaaaacaatTCGACGGCGGATCTCAACATGAAGATAGCCAGCGTAAAGAAGGTTTGGGAGTCGGCCACGCCCATGTCCGATGGCCCATCGCCGGCgcaggtgcagcagcaacagcaacagcagccccaacagcaacaacagtcCCAGGTGCAGGTGgtggcgcagcagcagcaacaacagcaggtGGTGGGACCGCAGCAGACAGGTGACGACGGCAGTGGCCACATGAGCGCCGCCTCCTTTGTGGCTGCCGTGGCCGCCtcccagcatcagcagcaacaccagcaaaTGCCGCACTACGCGGTGTCGGCGGTGCACATGCagagccaccaccaccaacagcagcagcaacagcaggcagCGGTGGCGGCAGCGCAGgcgcagcaccaccagcagcagcaggcacaggcgcaccaccagcaccatgCACTTTCCTCGCCGGGACCGGTGCCCGGTAGTCATGGCCATGGCTACGGTCATGGATCGCCGTTCGACGCTGGATCGTTGGAGCAGCAGTTCCAGCAGGAGGATTACCCCAGtccccagcagcaacagcaggcgcACCAGAAGACcaagcagttgcagcagcagcagcacctggGCATGTCCCCACCGcccagccagcagcagcagcaacagcactcgcaacagcagcagcaagctcagcaccagcaacaacagcagcaggctcaccagcagcagcagccttcTTTCTACCAGGCGTCACCGCAGTTCGGCGTTGGAGGCATTCCCACTATTCCCAGTCCGCCGGCCGTGGTGTTCAACTCGTCACAGAtgccgccaccgccaccgtcGCAGGGGGGTAATCTGTACGCTCCATTCCATTCGCTCGATCATTCGAGCCGTTCGCCCGCCTactcggcggcggcggccgcCCACAGCTTCCCGAACCACTatgcggcagcagcagcggcggcggcggcagcggccgCTGGCGGAGGTCCCTTCAATGTCAACGTGAATGCATACGCGATGCAGACTCCGCACGGCGGCAGCCTACCGCCCACGGCGCCCACACCGGACATGTACTCGAACCTATCCTCCCAGTTCCGATTGGGCGGTGGTCCGGGTCCCGGACCCGGTCCCTTTGGCCAGCCCAGCTCGCAACAGCTGAGCAATCCGAGCAACCATGCCGCAGTGGCAATAATCTCGTCAAGCAGCAACTCCATGATGTCGTCCGGTGCGGCCAAACCGCCGCCCAGCCAGCAGACCATCGGGGCCATTGGCTCAAAATCGGCAGGTAGCGGTGGCGGTCCAGGACCAGGACCTGGTCCCTATGCCACCACTCAGCCGTATATGAATCTTTATGCGGGTCCACCGCCGCAACATCCCGGCCAAGGTGGCCCACCGCCGGGTGCCCATCAGCTGCAGTCGAACAGCTTCTACTCGAATTCGGCGCCAGGCGGTCCCAGCGGACCGCAGTTCTACGGTGGACCACCGCCGCAGGGCAATGGCGGAGCGCAAAGCTATGGACTGGCCACTGCGGCCGGCATGTATGGCGGCCATCAGGGCGGACCGCCCGGCTCCAATGGGCCGCCAGGACCGCCGCAGTCGCAGCACACGATGGGCACCTTCAACACACAGTTCTTGAACTCGCAGCTGCTGACGGCGGCCAGCATTAATCAGTACCGCGGCGGACCGACGCCCGGAGCGGCTTATCTCAAGGGCAGTCAGGGCCAGGCACACATGCAAGACTCG ATGGGTCGTCAGCTGAAGAGTCCGCTGAGCGCTGATATGAGCCTCGGTCTGGCCAAGCAGGTGCAGTCGCAGCCCAGTCCACCCCATCACAAGAACTACGGCGCG TGGGATCTGCAGAACCAGGtgcttcagcagcagcagcagcaatctcagcagcaacagcagcagcaacagcgacagggcggcggcggcaatgGTCCCAACATGAATGCATTGGGCGGCCGTGGCAGCGGAGCGGTGGGCAGCGGTAGTGGCaacggcggaggaggaggcggtggctcCCAGGTGGGCGGCAATGGCGGCGGCAACGGCGTTGGCAGCGTGGGCCAaagtggcggcggcggccaggGACGCTATCCCACGCCCATTCAGCGGCCCAACAACTATCCGCAGCATccgcaacaacagcagcagcagcaacagcagcgggaACAGGCGGCAGCTGTGGCAGCAGCGGCTCAGCGGGCCCAGAATATGCGACAGGTGACCGGTGCCGGCGGAGGCGTGGCCGGAAGTGCCGGAGGCGGTGGCAGTCAAACACCTGTGGGACCGCCCGGCGGCAATAACGGTGGCAATGGTGGACCCGGTGGTGCaggaggcggcggtggagctGGCGGTGCGGCAGGATCAGGACCCGGAAAGCCCTACTATGCGAATAACGCCAGCGGAGCGGGCGGTGCGGGCAATCGGGGTGAGTGGCATGCGAACTGA